Within Desulfobacter sp., the genomic segment CACCTTTTTCCTGACCAGCGCCAACTCCGCCGCCATCTCCCTGGCCATGTTCGTATCCGGCCATGAGAACCCGGGCCGGAACCTGCGGGCCTTCTGGGGCATTGCCCTGGGCGCCGTGGCCGCCGTGCTGGCCGGCGGAGGCAGCCTCAAGGCCATTCAGACCGCATCCATTGCAACGGCCTTTCCCCTGATGTTCCTGCTGCTCATGGTCCTTTACGGCACATTCAAGGGATTGAACCAGTATAAAAAAGAAAACAACCAATAAATACCGGAAAGGCGGGGGCTTCCCACCCCCGCTAATGCTGACTCAAAGGAGACAAAATTATGTATGACCGCATGCAGGAACTGACGCAGTCCCAGATGGAAAAAATCCATGACGCCGCTATGGACCTTTTAAAAAACACCGGCGTAGCCTTTAACGATGACGAGGGCCTGGAAATTTTCAAATCCAACGGGTTTAAAGTGGAAGGGACAACGGTATTCTTTGAAGAGGCCCAGATCCAAAAGGCCCTGGAAACCTGCCCCAAGCGCTTTACCGTTCATGCCCGCAACCCTGAAAAAAGCGTGGAAATCGGAGAGGACGATTTCGTATTCCTTCCCGGCTACGGCGCCCCATTTGTCATGGATGCCAAGGGCAACCAGCGCCAGGCCACCATGGAAGATTACGACAACTTCTGCAAGCTCATCCAGACCTCTCCCTTCATCGACATGAACGGCTGGATGATGGTGGAACCGTCGGACATGCCCCACGAGACCGTCCACCTGGACCTGAACCTTTCCAATATGCTGCTCTGCGACAAACCCTTCATGGGCAGTCCCGCTTCCAAGCAGGGAGCCAAAGACGGCATTGAAATGGCAAAAATCCTTTTCGGTATCAAAGACGAAATCATGGACAAGACCGTGTCCGTCTCCCTGATCAACTCCCTGTCACCCCTGCAGTTTGCCGACGAAATGATCGGCTCCCTGATCCAGCTGGCCAAGAACAACCAGGCCTGTGTGGTGGCCTCCCTGATCATGGCCGGCGGCTCCGGCCCCGTAACCCTGGACGGGGTGCTTGCCCTGCAGAATGCGGAAATCCTGGCCGGAATTACCCTGGCCCAGCTGGTCCGCCCGGGTGCCCCCGTGGTTTACGGTTCCACCTCCTCTGCCATGGATATGAAAACCGGCGCCCTGTCCATTGGTGCCCCGGAACTGTCCAAAAATATTCATCTTGTGGCCCAGATGGCCAGGTTCTACAACCTGCCCTCACGCTCCGGCGGCGGCCTCACAGACGCCCTGGCAACCGACGCCCAGGCCGGTGTCGAATCGGCCCTTGCCCTGTCCACGGCCGCCAGAAGCGGAATCAACTTCATCCTCCACGCCTGCGGTATCCTGGGCTCCTATATTGCCATGAGCTTTGAAAAATTCCTGGTGGACGAAGAGGCCTGCGGCATGATCCGGGCCATGCAGAAACCCCTGGCCCTCACCGACGACACCATCGACCTGGATGTGATTAAGACAGTGGGCATCGGCGGCCAGTATCTCACCCATCCCAAGACCTTCCAGCTCTGCCGCACCGAATTTTTCATGCCGACGCTGATGAGCCGGATGAACCCCGAAGCCTGGATGAAAGCCGGCAAAAAATCCATTGACACCATTGCCGAAGACCGTGTTGCCCAGCGTCTGGCCACCTATGAGAAACCGGAAATTGATCCGGAAATTGAAAAAGCCCTCACCCAGTATGTAGAAAACCGTAAAAACGGATAAGGAGAATAAAATGACAGATTTTAATGCAATGACTCAAGCCCTGGTATCCTGCGATGCCGCCACACTCACCACCCTGGTAAACGATGCGCTGGCAGCGGACACCCCTGCCCAGGAAATCCTCAACAACGGCCTTATTGCCGGCATGGACATTGTCGGTGAAAAAATGGAATCCGGCGACATGTTCATCCCCGAAGTTCTCATGGCCGCCCAGGCCATGGGCAGCTGTGTGGAAATTCTCAAGCCCATGCTGGGTGACGAAGGCGGCGCTTCAGCCGGTTCCGTGATTATCGGCACCGTCAAGGGCGATCTCCATGACATCGGCAAAAACCTGGTGGCCATGATGATGGAAAGCGCCGGCCTGGAAGTACACAACCTGGGTGTTGACATTCCCCCGGAAGACTTTGTGGCTGAAATTGAAAAGAAAAACGCCCAGATCGTCTGTCTTTCTGCACTTCTGACCACCACCATGCCGGCCATGAAACAGACCGTGGACGCCATTGTGGAATCCGGCCTGAGAGACAAGGTTAAAATCATGGTAGGCGGCGCGCCCGTCACCCAGGCCTTTGCCGATGAAATCGGTGCCGACGGCTTTGCCGCCGATGCCGGCTCCGCATCCAAACTGGCCAAGTCCTTTATTAACTAAACCATTTGGTCCTACACAACAAAGACTTAAAGACGTGAGTTATGAGTTGTGAGTACCGGGCAGTGAGACCCTTTTGGGGCCTCACTGCCCCCCTCTCGCGTTTTTTAAATTAAGGAAGAGACAATGTTTGAAGTAATCGGCGAAAGAATCAACACCTCAAGAAAACTGGTCCAGGCGGCAGTGGCCGACCGGGACGCAGACTATATTATTGAGGATGTAAAAAAACAGCAGGAAGCAGGAGCAACATTTATAGATGTGAATGCCGGTGCCCGCATCGGCCATGAGGAAGAGGATATGCGCTGGCTTCTGGACACAATACAACCCGTTTGTACAATCCCATTAGCCTTGGACAGTCCAGATCCAGCCATCCTCGAAATGGCCTTTTCCATGGTGAAACAGACCCCCATGGTCAACTCCATCTCCCTGGAAAAGGAACGGTTTGACGCCATGATGCCCTTTCTGGACGGAAAAGAATGCAAGATCATTGCCCTGTGCATGGACGATGCCGGCATGCCCGAATCCAGCAACGACATCCTGGACCGGGCCAAAACCCTGGTCAAGGAGCTCAACGGCATCGGCATCCCCACGGCCAATATCTATGTGGACCCCCTGGTCCAGCCCATCTCCACCGACTCCAACAAAGGGATGATGGTTCTGGATGCGGTACGGTCCATAAAAGCCCAATTCCCGGAAGTCCACATCACCGGCGGGCTGTCCAATATTTCCTACGGACTGCCCCAGCGCCACATCATCAACCGGACCTTTGTGACCCTGATGATGGATGCGGGAATGGATTCGGCCATTATTGACCCGCTGGACAAAAAGATCATGGCCACCATCAAAACAGCCGACATGCTGCTGGGCCACGATCAGTTCTGCATGGAATACCTCAAAGGGGTCCGCGCCGGCGCCATTGAGAGCTAAACGGGGCAACCCGACAGGTAAAACCCAACGAGCGCCGGCCGGATAAAACAGCCGTCCTTCCGGCCGGCGCCCTGCCGGTTCCCCCTCCGGTGCTGCCGCGCCCATTCATCCGGCAGCACCGGAACTTTCAATCCTCCTTATTTTGATCCTTTTTCATCTCGATGTACCAATCCTGGTCGCCGTAAATTTCATCGGCACACTTTGGACACAAGCCATGGCTGAAATCCGCGTTTGAATGTTCTTCTATATACACCTCAATTTTCTCCCAATACCCCTGGTCATCACGAATCTTTTTACAATTGGCACAGATCGGGATAATTCCCCTCAAGGTTTTGATTTCTGCCAGGGCCTGCTTCAGGTCCGCAATTACCTTCTCCCGTTCCGTTTCGATTTTCTTGCGCTCATCAATTTCCACCCGGAGCTTTTCATTGGTCAAATTAAGGGATGATGTCCTTTGCGCCACCAGCTTTTCCAGATTTTCACGGTGTTGTTTCAGTTTGTCCTCAACCTCTTTCTGGCGGGTAAACGCATGGTACAGATTTGCCTGCATATAATTAATGGCATCAGCCAGATGATTCAGTTCATCAGCAGACCCTTTTTCAGGCGTCATGCCCAGGGGCATGCCCAGGGAATCCAAGGATAAAGAAGAGGCATAATCCGTTATTTTTATTAAGCGCCCGATGACGATACGATAAATCAAAAACAAGACCAGAAGACAGACCATGAGAATGATGGACGCCTGTGATACTGCGGTGGAGATTACCGCTTTGACAATCTTCTGGTGGACATAATCCAGGCTCCCGATGACATGCAAATGGCCCAGTGTATATTCCTTGCCGTTATAGGCCTGGACAATGGGGAAGACACGGGCCAGCTTTTTGTGTGCCACACGTTTGCCGGCCATGCACACCATATCATTTTTCCCATGAATATCCGCATATTCGATGCCCGGCAACCTGCAGATGCCCATCAATATCACCTGCAGATTTTCTTTGTCATCCACCCACAGCGTTCTTCGAATGACATCCGAATAGCTTTTTTCTATCTCATCAAACCTTTTTTCCAACCCCTGTATTTCATTAAACCAGGTAATACTTCCGATGATCCCCGTGAACAGGACAATTGCCAACGCGGCAAAAAGCATGACCCCCCATATTAATCGTTTTGCAATGATGCTTGCCGGAAAAATGGAAAAAAATTGTTTCATCTTTTTAATTGGGCAGGTAGGGAATAATCATTTCAGCGTAAAGCTGCTTATATGTGCCGTCTTGCTTAACCTCTTTTAATGTCAGTGACAAGGTTGATGCCAGTTTTTCATGGCTTTTATGCAGGTATAGATAGTTGGGCACCACGGCCAACGGCGGTTCGACAAACCGAACCCCTTCAATCCCGAGTTTCTGAATCATGGCATACCCGCAAAGCTTTGTGATGAGAATGATATCCGTCCGGTCCGCAGCCAGAAGGTTAAACAACAGCGTTTTATTTTTTACTTTGGTAATGGATTTTGCAGCGGTCACCTCGTTATCGAAGATTTTCCACCCGTGTATATATGCCAGGTTCAAATCTTTCAGGCTTGACCATCCGTCGATCCTGATGTTTTCCTTCCTGGCAAATGCGCCGAAAACAAACTCGCCAAAGGGCTCTGTAACGCAGACAAGATTCGGGTAGCTTTTTGACAATCCCATCACCCTTGGGCCGTCCCCGTCATCAATTCCCGAATTCACATGAATCAGGGATCGGCCAACAGGAGGGGTGTTACGGGAGACCGTTATTTGATTACGCGCACAAATTTCTTCCACCAAGCGGAAAAAAAATGCCTCATAGGGGGAGTGAATCGTGCAATTTATATTCAGGTGTTTTTGTTCGGCCCCATGAACAAAAGAAGAGAAGAGGATACATATGATCAATGCCAGGAAAATAAAGTACTTTCTTTCCATTTGGGTCTCCTCCATTTAATTGAACCGGCTGACTCCTTTTCATTCTATACAAAAATTTAGGCTTTTAACAGGGCACTGATCAGATTGGATATTTCAGACATTGTGATGGGCTTCATTGCATAAGCTGAAATACCGGCTTTCTCTGCCTCCTTTTCATCCATCAGGGTATGATTCCCGGTGCAGATAATAATCGGCAGGTCAGGCCGAAGCCTTTTTAATTCCCGGGATAATTGGACGCCGTTCATTTGGGGCATTGTCAAATCGGTAATCACAAGATCAAATCGGTCCGGTGCTTCTGCAAATAGGGCCAATGCATCAACAGGACTGGTAGAAACCTGTACTTCATAATTGAGGGCGGTTAATATCTCATCGGCGATATCCACCAGCGAGGCTTCATCATCCACAAATAAAATTCTTTCTTTTCCGGGTATTTCCAGTTTTTTAACTGGAATTTCAGATTCCGTTTGCGGTTTTTCCTCTATGGTCGGAAAAATGATTGAAAAACGGGCCCCCTTTCCGGGTTCACTTTGGACACCAATCTTGCCATCGTGGTTTTTTACGATCCCATGGACGACCGAAAGGCCCATCCCAGTGCCCTTCCCGACTTCTTTTGTTGTAAAATAGGGATCAAATATCTTATCCCGGATGGCCGGGTCGATTCCCGGCCCCGTATCTTTTACACCAAGTTCTATATACCTGCCCGGGGCCACATCTTTTTCACCGTCCCCGACATCGACCGTGTCAAGGCTGATCTCCAGGACCCCTCCTGTATCACGCATTGCATGGGATGCATTGGTGCACAGGTTAATCAGGACTTGATGGATCTGGGTGGCATCGGCCAGAATGGTATCCACGGTCTGGGGAATACGAGCCTGAATCTCTATATTGGCTGGGATAGAAGATCGGATCAGCTTGATGGTTTCATTGACAATAGATGAGATATCAATGGGTTTTCTGTGCTTCTCAATCCGCCTGCTGAAACGTAACAGCTGCCTGACCACATCTTTTGCCCGAAGGCTTGCTGTCTTTATTTTTTTGATTTTACCATGGGCATTGTCGGATTCGGGCAATGCATTTAAAGCAAGCTCTGCATTTCCCAGAATAATGCCGAGAATATTATTGAAGTCATGGGCAATCCCGCTGGAAAGCGTTCCGATCGATTCCATTTTCTGGGACTGGCGAAGTTCTTCCTCTATCCGTTTACGCTCTGAAATATCCCGGTCTATCCCCCGGTACCCTTTGAATTCGCCGTCAGAATTAAAAATCGGGCTACCGCTGGATTCGATGGTGACCAGGCGGCCGTCCTTACGCTGGTTGATCGTTTCAAACCTTGAAAAGGGCTCATGGCGATCCCTGATTCTGGCAAAGGCCCGGGCTGATTTTTCCTTTTCATGGGACGGAATCAGATCCAAGGCTGATTTTCCGACCACTTCTTCCGGTGTGTATCCCAGCAGCCGTATAACCCCCGGACTGGAATAGGTAAACACCGTGTCTTCATCAAATTCCCAGATCCAGTCGGATGAATTCTCAGCCAGTTGCTGGAATCTTAATTCCAGCTGTTTCCGCTCGGTTAAATCCCTCCCACTGGAAATGAGGTATTTGGGGTCACCCCGGTCATCCCTGATCACCGCGACATTATACTCCGTGGGTATTTTCCGTCCGTTCTTGCAGATCAAATCCAGCTCTATGGTGCCAAACCCCGTCCGGGTAACCATCTCAACAAAGGGAAGGGCCTTTTTTAAATCCGCCGGGCTGTAATAGGACTCCGGTGCTTTCATCCGGGCGATTTCATCATTGGTATACCCAGAGATACGGCAGAAGGCGTCATTCCACCGGATGGCTTTTCCTGTGGCCGGCTCGAAAAGGAAAAAGGTATCCCTTTGTGAGTTCAAGGCGGCTTCCGTGAACTCCTTTTCTTCACGAATCCGTTTTTCGCTCCGCTTGAGCCGGGTGATATCCCGGGCCACGCCAAGTACACCGATAAGATTGCCGGAATTGTCGTACATTGGGGTTTTAATGGTTTCCAGCAATTCTTTATGGCCGTCATCGGCAAAGGTCACAT encodes:
- a CDS encoding dihydropteroate synthase, translated to MFEVIGERINTSRKLVQAAVADRDADYIIEDVKKQQEAGATFIDVNAGARIGHEEEDMRWLLDTIQPVCTIPLALDSPDPAILEMAFSMVKQTPMVNSISLEKERFDAMMPFLDGKECKIIALCMDDAGMPESSNDILDRAKTLVKELNGIGIPTANIYVDPLVQPISTDSNKGMMVLDAVRSIKAQFPEVHITGGLSNISYGLPQRHIINRTFVTLMMDAGMDSAIIDPLDKKIMATIKTADMLLGHDQFCMEYLKGVRAGAIES
- a CDS encoding transporter substrate-binding domain-containing protein, with amino-acid sequence MERKYFIFLALIICILFSSFVHGAEQKHLNINCTIHSPYEAFFFRLVEEICARNQITVSRNTPPVGRSLIHVNSGIDDGDGPRVMGLSKSYPNLVCVTEPFGEFVFGAFARKENIRIDGWSSLKDLNLAYIHGWKIFDNEVTAAKSITKVKNKTLLFNLLAADRTDIILITKLCGYAMIQKLGIEGVRFVEPPLAVVPNYLYLHKSHEKLASTLSLTLKEVKQDGTYKQLYAEMIIPYLPN
- a CDS encoding corrinoid protein is translated as MTDFNAMTQALVSCDAATLTTLVNDALAADTPAQEILNNGLIAGMDIVGEKMESGDMFIPEVLMAAQAMGSCVEILKPMLGDEGGASAGSVIIGTVKGDLHDIGKNLVAMMMESAGLEVHNLGVDIPPEDFVAEIEKKNAQIVCLSALLTTTMPAMKQTVDAIVESGLRDKVKIMVGGAPVTQAFADEIGADGFAADAGSASKLAKSFIN
- a CDS encoding PAS domain S-box protein encodes the protein MYENKPKVFTDPEGEVRGFWPELIASIASKENWDIRYVHGSWNENLERLIRNEIDLMPDVAFTEKRNRIYRFSHDAVLMSWSRVYVKKENTRIQSITDLKKKKIAVLKGSVNFEGADGIREIVQKFHVDCTFLECDSYDKVFEAVENNLADAGVTNRNFGNKNEEKYNLKKTAVIFQPISIKFAFTKGGRLTENLSGKIDSHMARLFADSDSIYYELLENYFETKIAQKTVEIIPTWAMTVLKSAGAVFSILVLVLFLSRLQVKRKTREIAVKNNALAESEGFLRTLIETIPDLIWLKDPEGRYLSCNKKFERFFGAKESDIIGKTDYDFVDEALADFFREKDKLAIASNGPTINQEDVTFADDGHKELLETIKTPMYDNSGNLIGVLGVARDITRLKRSEKRIREEKEFTEAALNSQRDTFFLFEPATGKAIRWNDAFCRISGYTNDEIARMKAPESYYSPADLKKALPFVEMVTRTGFGTIELDLICKNGRKIPTEYNVAVIRDDRGDPKYLISSGRDLTERKQLELRFQQLAENSSDWIWEFDEDTVFTYSSPGVIRLLGYTPEEVVGKSALDLIPSHEKEKSARAFARIRDRHEPFSRFETINQRKDGRLVTIESSGSPIFNSDGEFKGYRGIDRDISERKRIEEELRQSQKMESIGTLSSGIAHDFNNILGIILGNAELALNALPESDNAHGKIKKIKTASLRAKDVVRQLLRFSRRIEKHRKPIDISSIVNETIKLIRSSIPANIEIQARIPQTVDTILADATQIHQVLINLCTNASHAMRDTGGVLEISLDTVDVGDGEKDVAPGRYIELGVKDTGPGIDPAIRDKIFDPYFTTKEVGKGTGMGLSVVHGIVKNHDGKIGVQSEPGKGARFSIIFPTIEEKPQTESEIPVKKLEIPGKERILFVDDEASLVDIADEILTALNYEVQVSTSPVDALALFAEAPDRFDLVITDLTMPQMNGVQLSRELKRLRPDLPIIICTGNHTLMDEKEAEKAGISAYAMKPITMSEISNLISALLKA
- a CDS encoding trimethylamine methyltransferase family protein — protein: MYDRMQELTQSQMEKIHDAAMDLLKNTGVAFNDDEGLEIFKSNGFKVEGTTVFFEEAQIQKALETCPKRFTVHARNPEKSVEIGEDDFVFLPGYGAPFVMDAKGNQRQATMEDYDNFCKLIQTSPFIDMNGWMMVEPSDMPHETVHLDLNLSNMLLCDKPFMGSPASKQGAKDGIEMAKILFGIKDEIMDKTVSVSLINSLSPLQFADEMIGSLIQLAKNNQACVVASLIMAGGSGPVTLDGVLALQNAEILAGITLAQLVRPGAPVVYGSTSSAMDMKTGALSIGAPELSKNIHLVAQMARFYNLPSRSGGGLTDALATDAQAGVESALALSTAARSGINFILHACGILGSYIAMSFEKFLVDEEACGMIRAMQKPLALTDDTIDLDVIKTVGIGGQYLTHPKTFQLCRTEFFMPTLMSRMNPEAWMKAGKKSIDTIAEDRVAQRLATYEKPEIDPEIEKALTQYVENRKNG